One stretch of Xanthomonas sp. DAR 35659 DNA includes these proteins:
- a CDS encoding filamentous hemagglutinin N-terminal domain-containing protein, translating to MSAIATAPASTVARARRPRHTPLALALAAALVASAPGVALGQVVASTQLPTGGSIAGGTGTINAASGATLTIDQTSARMALTWNTFDIGSAATVTFNQPSSSAAVLNLIQGGNPTQIFGNLNANGQVFLINSNAIIFGSTAQINVGGLVASTLGTTATDFMSGNYVLDAGGNTVALMSNSGTINAAAGAVDLIGGKVVNSGTITASAGNINLVGADKVTLTFESGGFSVLVNSGLQLALDTLAVDNSGTLSAPGGTITLQARAAQGLFNQLINNSGVISAAALSSGSDGSVSLVANGAGQTGIGGSGSIDVGSGAISISTERGVQQSGVYTAGSVSGSIGGNASFSGNNRIASLGSLDVGGNLDLTNTVDLAQSGALTVDGTSGFSLGNHALTLDNTGNDFQQAVGLSSGATTIVDSNALTLGALATGNLSATSSGALNLGRGTVTGTLAATSNGGAITQSASNPLTITGTSNLNAGTGAITLTTTGNDFGQAVSLTGGTTQIADSNALTLGTVTTGNLSATSNGALNLGRGTVTGALSATSNGGAITQSASAPLTITGTSTLNAGSGAIALTTSGNDFGQAVSLTGGTTQITDSNALTLGTLSTGDLTATSSGALNLGAGAVTGALVATSNGGAITQSASNPLSVTGTSTLNAGSGAIALITSGNDFGQAVSLTGGTTAISDSNALTLGTLATGNLSATSSGALNLGGGTVSGALVAASNGGAIVQSTSNPLTVTGTSTLTAGSGAITLATSGNDFGQAVSLTGGTTQITDSNALTLGTLATGSLTANSTGALNLGSGTVNGALSATSNGGAISQSASNPLTITGTSNLNAGSGAIMLTDAGNDFGGAVSLSGSGIALADANALTIAGLNLVGANSALSLSAAGTLTLPGSAIATGNADLSLHSGGALVTTAALSGHSVSLSGDAGITLAHDVTATGTLALTAVNSAIVQNAGALTVAGTSSVDAGSGAIALTGAGNHFGQALGLTGGSTAIADSGALTLGTLATGNLSVTSNGVLDLGSGTVAGTLAATSNGGAITQSISSPLTVSGGSTLDAGGGAITLTNAGNDFGQAVSLSGGTTQITDSNTLTLGTLATGNLAATSNGALQLGSGTVAGTLAATSNGGAITQSANNPLSVTGTGTLNAGGGAITLTTAGNDFGQAVSLIGGATQIADSNALTLGTLATGNLAATSNGALHLGSGTVSGTLAATSNGGAITQSANNPLSITGTSVFDAGSGAITLTTSGNDFGQAVSLIGGATQIADSNVLTLGTLATGNLAATSNGALHLGSGTVSGTLAATSNGGAITQSANNPLSVTGTSVFDAGSGAITLTTSGNDFGQAVDLAGGATAITDSNALTLGTLATGDLTATSNGGLSLGSGTIGGALTATSNGGAITQSASNPLTVAGTSTLDAGSGAIALTTSGNDFGQAVSLTGGATQITDSNALTLGALATGDLTAISNGALNLGGGTVGGALTATSNGGAIGQSAALGVLGASTLDAGGGAIALLEAGNDFVGAVDLRGSGIQLADRNDLRIAAVHNGNNAALSLRADGSLTLPSGAIDAGSGDLSLVARQGTLRLDGALRGHTLTLSGGGGLILGDDVAASGNLLLSTDNAAIVQSGGALTVGGDTAVSTGSGSVALTGAGNHFAGSVAIAGGAAQLRDSGALTLGTLSVDSLDVASGGALNLGSGTVRGALQAASGNAAITQRGALAIGGATRLAAGSGAITLDQANRFAGTLAFDGGAVRIDALDALTLGASTATTLQLTGTGALGQTGALRVSGETALDTGNGAIALNDAGNDFQGVVQARGGAIALADRNDLAVAAQADGALALGAGGTLRSAGTLSGGTVALGAGADLVLGHDVRSDGALQLRSGGSIVQTAGALRAASVSGSSVGATALTGDNAIAALGAFGASQLDVRTLGDLRVTGPVAATGALRLQAGGGMTLAGTVSGGSAWLQAGADLAAVEGGRIVAGSLSGRVGGRTALGTAAAPIDNRIDRIGDVVSPGGFSLSNGQSLTLGALDGSTYSIDAGTAAVALDVRGDLLQADRARLRNGTGTFSASGRIGTAALPVYVLGIGEQQAMAGMPPAYIDAVTADGRPLAVTGSGGGAQGVVALAGRVQHAASHPGDAPAPGDPGEAGSANADTSEPTVVGPGLRLPADQARPCEAGERDCLAP from the coding sequence ATGTCCGCCATCGCCACCGCCCCCGCTTCGACCGTCGCCCGCGCCCGCCGCCCGCGCCACACGCCGCTCGCCTTGGCCCTGGCCGCCGCACTGGTCGCCAGCGCGCCCGGCGTGGCGCTGGGCCAGGTCGTCGCCAGCACCCAGCTGCCCACCGGCGGCAGCATCGCCGGCGGCACCGGCACCATCAATGCGGCCAGCGGCGCGACCTTGACCATCGACCAGACCTCGGCGCGGATGGCGCTGACCTGGAACACGTTCGACATCGGCTCGGCGGCTACGGTGACCTTCAACCAGCCGTCCAGCAGCGCCGCGGTGCTCAACCTGATCCAGGGCGGCAATCCCACGCAGATCTTCGGCAACCTCAACGCCAACGGTCAGGTGTTCCTGATCAACAGCAATGCGATCATCTTCGGCAGCACCGCGCAGATCAATGTCGGCGGGCTGGTGGCGAGCACCCTGGGCACCACCGCCACCGACTTCATGAGCGGCAACTACGTGCTCGATGCCGGCGGCAACACGGTGGCGCTGATGTCCAACAGCGGCACCATCAATGCCGCGGCCGGCGCGGTCGACCTGATCGGTGGCAAGGTGGTCAACAGCGGCACCATCACCGCCAGCGCCGGCAACATCAATCTGGTCGGTGCCGACAAGGTCACCCTCACCTTCGAAAGCGGCGGCTTCAGCGTGTTGGTCAACAGCGGCCTGCAACTCGCGCTGGACACGCTGGCGGTGGACAACAGCGGCACCCTGAGCGCGCCCGGCGGCACCATCACCCTGCAGGCGCGTGCCGCGCAGGGCCTGTTCAACCAACTGATCAACAACAGCGGCGTCATCAGCGCCGCGGCGCTGTCCAGCGGCAGCGACGGCAGCGTGTCGCTGGTCGCCAACGGCGCCGGCCAGACCGGCATCGGCGGCAGCGGCAGCATCGATGTGGGCAGCGGCGCGATCAGCATCAGCACCGAGCGCGGCGTGCAGCAGAGCGGCGTCTACACCGCGGGCAGCGTGAGCGGCAGTATCGGCGGCAACGCCAGCTTCAGCGGCAACAACCGCATCGCCAGCCTCGGCAGCCTCGACGTCGGCGGCAATCTGGATCTGACCAATACGGTCGATCTGGCCCAGTCCGGCGCGCTGACGGTGGACGGCACCAGCGGTTTCTCGCTGGGCAACCATGCGCTCACCCTGGACAATACCGGCAACGATTTCCAGCAGGCGGTCGGCCTGAGCAGCGGCGCCACCACCATCGTTGACAGCAACGCGCTGACCCTGGGCGCGCTGGCCACCGGCAATCTCAGCGCGACCAGCAGCGGTGCGTTGAACCTGGGCCGAGGCACGGTGACCGGCACGCTCGCCGCCACCAGCAACGGCGGCGCGATCACCCAATCGGCGAGCAACCCGCTGACCATCACCGGCACCAGCAATCTCAATGCCGGCACTGGCGCGATCACCCTGACCACCACCGGCAACGACTTCGGCCAGGCGGTGAGCCTCACTGGCGGTACCACCCAGATCGCCGACAGCAACGCGCTGACGCTCGGCACGGTGACCACCGGCAACCTCAGCGCGACCAGCAATGGCGCCTTGAACCTTGGCCGTGGCACGGTGACCGGCGCGCTGTCCGCCACCAGCAACGGTGGCGCGATCACCCAATCGGCGAGCGCCCCGCTGACCATCACCGGCACCAGCACGCTCAACGCCGGCAGCGGCGCGATCGCGCTGACCACCAGCGGCAACGACTTCGGCCAGGCGGTCAGCCTCACCGGCGGTACCACACAGATCACCGACAGCAACGCGCTGACCTTGGGCACGCTGTCCACCGGCGACCTCACCGCCACCAGCAGCGGCGCCTTGAACCTGGGCGCTGGGGCCGTGACCGGTGCCCTGGTCGCCACCAGCAACGGCGGCGCGATCACCCAATCGGCGAGCAACCCGCTCAGCGTCACCGGCACCAGCACGCTCAATGCCGGCAGCGGCGCAATCGCGCTGATCACCAGCGGCAACGATTTCGGCCAGGCGGTCAGCCTGACCGGCGGCACCACCGCGATCAGCGACAGCAATGCACTGACCTTGGGCACGTTGGCCACCGGCAATCTCAGCGCGACCAGCAGCGGCGCGTTGAACCTGGGTGGCGGCACGGTGAGCGGGGCCCTGGTCGCCGCCAGCAACGGCGGCGCGATCGTCCAATCGACGAGCAATCCGCTGACCGTCACCGGCACCAGCACACTCACTGCCGGCAGCGGCGCGATCACGCTGGCCACCAGCGGCAACGATTTCGGCCAGGCGGTCAGCCTGACCGGCGGCACTACTCAGATCACCGACAGCAACGCGCTGACCCTGGGCACGCTGGCCACTGGCAGCCTCACCGCGAACAGCACCGGCGCCTTGAACCTGGGCAGCGGGACGGTCAACGGTGCGCTGTCGGCGACCAGCAATGGTGGCGCGATCAGCCAATCGGCGAGCAACCCGCTGACCATCACCGGCACCAGCAATCTCAATGCCGGCAGCGGCGCGATCATGCTGACCGACGCCGGCAACGATTTCGGCGGCGCCGTGTCGCTGAGCGGCAGCGGGATCGCGCTCGCCGATGCCAACGCGCTCACCATCGCTGGCTTGAACCTGGTGGGCGCCAACAGCGCGCTGTCGCTGTCCGCGGCCGGCACGCTGACGCTGCCGGGCAGCGCGATCGCCACCGGCAATGCCGACCTGAGCCTGCACAGCGGCGGCGCACTGGTCACGACGGCGGCGCTGTCCGGCCACTCCGTGAGCCTGAGCGGCGACGCCGGCATCACCCTGGCGCACGACGTTACCGCGACCGGCACGCTGGCGCTGACTGCCGTGAACAGCGCGATCGTGCAGAACGCGGGCGCGCTGACGGTCGCCGGCACCAGCAGCGTCGATGCCGGCAGCGGCGCGATCGCCCTCACCGGTGCCGGCAATCACTTCGGGCAGGCGCTCGGGCTGACTGGCGGCAGCACCGCGATCGCCGACAGCGGCGCGCTGACGCTCGGCACGCTGGCCACCGGCAATCTCAGCGTGACCAGCAATGGCGTGCTCGATCTGGGCAGCGGCACGGTGGCCGGCACGCTGGCGGCGACCAGCAACGGTGGCGCGATCACCCAGTCCATCAGCAGCCCGCTCACGGTCAGCGGCGGCAGCACGCTCGATGCCGGTGGTGGCGCGATCACCCTGACGAATGCCGGCAACGACTTCGGCCAGGCGGTCAGCCTGAGCGGCGGCACCACCCAGATCACCGACAGCAACACGCTGACCCTGGGCACGCTGGCGACCGGCAATCTCGCCGCGACCAGCAACGGCGCATTGCAGCTCGGCAGCGGGACGGTGGCCGGCACGCTGGCGGCGACCAGCAACGGCGGCGCGATCACCCAATCGGCGAACAATCCCCTGAGCGTCACCGGCACCGGCACGCTCAACGCCGGCGGCGGTGCGATCACCCTGACCACCGCCGGCAACGATTTCGGCCAGGCGGTCAGCCTGATCGGCGGCGCCACCCAGATCGCCGACAGCAACGCGCTGACCCTGGGCACGCTGGCGACCGGCAACCTCGCCGCGACCAGCAATGGCGCATTGCACCTCGGCAGCGGGACGGTCTCCGGCACGCTGGCGGCGACCAGCAACGGCGGGGCGATCACCCAATCGGCGAACAACCCGCTGAGCATCACCGGCACCAGCGTCTTCGATGCCGGCAGTGGCGCGATCACGTTGACCACCAGCGGCAACGACTTCGGCCAGGCGGTCAGCCTGATCGGCGGCGCCACTCAGATCGCCGACAGCAACGTGCTGACCCTGGGCACGCTGGCGACCGGCAACCTCGCCGCGACCAGTAATGGCGCATTGCACCTCGGCAGCGGGACGGTCTCCGGCACGCTGGCGGCGACCAGCAACGGCGGGGCGATTACCCAATCGGCGAATAACCCGCTGAGCGTTACCGGCACCAGCGTCTTCGATGCCGGCAGTGGCGCGATCACGTTGACCACCAGCGGCAACGACTTCGGCCAGGCGGTCGACCTGGCCGGCGGCGCCACCGCGATCACCGACAGCAACGCGCTGACCCTGGGCACGCTGGCCACCGGCGACCTCACCGCGACCAGCAATGGCGGCTTGAGCCTGGGCAGCGGCACGATCGGCGGCGCGCTGACCGCGACCAGCAACGGCGGGGCGATCACCCAATCGGCGAGCAACCCGTTGACCGTCGCCGGCACCAGCACGCTCGATGCCGGCAGCGGCGCGATCGCGCTGACCACCAGCGGCAACGACTTCGGCCAGGCGGTCAGCCTCACCGGCGGCGCCACCCAGATCACCGACAGCAACGCGCTGACGCTGGGCGCGCTGGCCACCGGCGATCTCACCGCGATCAGCAACGGGGCATTGAACCTGGGCGGCGGCACCGTTGGCGGCGCGCTGACCGCGACCAGCAACGGCGGTGCCATCGGCCAATCCGCCGCGCTCGGCGTCTTGGGCGCCAGCACGCTCGATGCCGGCGGCGGCGCGATCGCGCTGCTCGAGGCCGGCAACGATTTCGTCGGTGCGGTCGATCTGCGCGGCAGCGGCATCCAGCTCGCCGACCGCAACGACCTGCGCATCGCCGCGGTCCACAACGGCAACAACGCCGCGCTGTCGCTGCGCGCGGACGGCTCGCTCACGTTGCCGAGTGGTGCGATCGACGCCGGCAGCGGCGACCTGAGCCTGGTCGCCCGCCAAGGCACCCTGCGCCTGGATGGCGCGCTGCGCGGCCATACGCTGACCCTCAGCGGCGGCGGCGGCCTGATCCTGGGCGACGATGTCGCCGCCAGCGGCAACCTGCTGCTGAGCACGGACAACGCGGCCATCGTGCAATCGGGCGGCGCGCTGACCGTCGGCGGCGACACGGCCGTGTCCACCGGCAGCGGCAGCGTCGCCCTGACCGGGGCGGGCAACCATTTCGCCGGCAGCGTCGCCATCGCCGGCGGCGCGGCGCAGCTGCGCGACAGCGGCGCGCTGACCCTGGGCACGCTGTCGGTCGACAGCCTGGACGTGGCCAGCGGCGGTGCCTTGAATCTGGGCAGCGGGACGGTCCGCGGCGCGTTGCAGGCCGCCAGCGGCAACGCCGCGATCACCCAGCGCGGCGCGCTCGCCATCGGCGGCGCCACCCGCCTGGCGGCCGGCAGCGGCGCGATCACCCTGGACCAGGCCAACCGCTTCGCCGGCACGCTGGCGTTCGACGGCGGCGCCGTCCGCATCGACGCACTCGACGCGCTGACCCTGGGCGCCTCCACCGCCACCACGCTGCAGCTCACCGGCACCGGCGCGCTCGGCCAGACCGGCGCGTTGCGGGTGAGCGGCGAGACCGCGCTCGACACCGGCAATGGGGCGATCGCGCTGAATGACGCCGGCAACGATTTCCAGGGCGTGGTGCAGGCGCGCGGTGGCGCCATCGCCCTCGCCGACCGCAACGACCTGGCGGTGGCCGCGCAGGCCGACGGGGCGCTGGCGCTTGGCGCGGGCGGAACCTTGCGCAGTGCTGGCACGTTGAGCGGCGGCACGGTCGCGCTCGGCGCCGGCGCCGATCTGGTGCTCGGCCACGACGTGCGCAGCGACGGCGCGCTGCAACTGCGCAGCGGCGGCAGCATCGTGCAGACCGCCGGTGCGCTGCGCGCGGCGAGCGTGAGCGGCAGTTCCGTGGGCGCCACCGCCTTGACCGGCGACAACGCGATCGCCGCGCTGGGCGCCTTCGGCGCCAGCCAGCTGGATGTGCGTACGCTGGGCGACCTGCGGGTGACCGGCCCGGTCGCCGCCACCGGTGCGCTGCGCCTGCAGGCCGGCGGCGGCATGACCCTGGCCGGCACGGTCAGCGGCGGCAGCGCCTGGCTGCAGGCCGGCGCCGATCTGGCAGCGGTCGAGGGCGGGCGCATCGTCGCCGGCAGCCTGAGCGGACGGGTCGGTGGCCGCACCGCGCTGGGCACCGCCGCGGCGCCGATCGACAACCGCATCGACCGCATCGGCGACGTCGTCTCGCCCGGCGGATTCAGCCTGAGCAACGGCCAGAGCCTGACCCTGGGCGCACTCGATGGCAGCACCTACAGCATCGACGCCGGCACCGCGGCGGTCGCGCTGGACGTGCGTGGCGACCTGCTGCAGGCCGACCGCGCACGCCTGCGCAACGGCACCGGCACGTTCTCGGCCAGCGGCCGGATCGGCACGGCGGCGCTCCCGGTGTACGTGCTGGGCATCGGCGAGCAGCAGGCGATGGCCGGCATGCCGCCGGCCTACATCGATGCGGTCACGGCGGACGGCCGCCCGCTCGCGGTGACCGGTTCCGGTGGCGGCGCGCAGGGCGTGGTCGCATTGGCCGGGCGCGTCCAGCACGCCGCCAGCCATCCGGGCGATGCTCCGGCGCCGGGCGATCCGGGCGAGGCCGGCTCGGCGAACGCCGACACGTCGGAGCCGACCGTGGTCGGGCCGGGCCTGCGACTGCCTGCCGACCAGGCACGGCCGTGCGAAGCCGGCGAGCGCGACTGCCTGGCGCCTTAG
- a CDS encoding ShlB/FhaC/HecB family hemolysin secretion/activation protein has protein sequence MTYLAAALSASLVAVPVQAQTPPASAAAEPTALPQQGDAPTTLRVRGFRVRDVGTHPRAGITPATVQALADAQFRALAQGQPEVALRFAQLQAVADAITRAYRLSGFIVSTAYLPAQTPAPDRIVEIRVIEGRVGQIQVEGAARYRDSTLAAPLRTLQGHPLRKQEVDGALAWLRDLPGVTVSSVLQPGAREGETDVLLVAKEAARPYVLSLGGNNYGTELTGRYRAQAGLTWNSPLGLGDVFSASYAYALDPRQSTLGALSYAVPVPAVPGLGAVLGASRSELEVRNGAFASLGLKGPASVVYLGSDWKFLNRETLQWQASARYLREQSRLSAVGMQLSNQKFDVVELSTALRRTDLRWRGIDLLQLSLRQSLRDQSASPDLVSPRHDRHFTVARLGYTRMQALAATQRLYFKLNGQYSDDALTPMEQFAVGGPESVRAYPVSDALGDRGYYTALEYHVDAPGFADAVAPFAGRPWREVLELDVFADHARVYPAGGNRALAPAVTTFDGVGAGVTLRVPQWQSFELRLSAAKPTGGREASDGRDVRFYSRFGFTF, from the coding sequence TTGACGTATCTGGCCGCGGCGCTGTCCGCGTCGCTTGTCGCCGTGCCTGTCCAGGCGCAGACCCCGCCCGCCAGCGCGGCCGCGGAGCCGACCGCGTTGCCGCAGCAGGGCGATGCGCCGACCACCTTGCGTGTGCGTGGTTTCCGCGTGCGCGACGTCGGCACGCATCCGCGCGCCGGCATCACCCCCGCCACCGTGCAGGCCCTGGCCGACGCGCAGTTCCGCGCGCTGGCGCAGGGCCAGCCGGAAGTGGCGCTGCGCTTCGCGCAACTGCAGGCGGTGGCCGATGCCATCACCCGCGCCTACCGGCTGTCCGGCTTCATCGTCAGCACCGCCTATCTGCCGGCGCAGACGCCCGCGCCCGACCGCATCGTCGAGATCCGGGTGATCGAGGGCCGCGTCGGCCAGATCCAGGTCGAGGGCGCCGCGCGCTATCGCGACAGCACGCTGGCCGCGCCGCTGCGGACGCTACAAGGACATCCGCTGCGCAAGCAGGAGGTGGACGGCGCGCTGGCCTGGCTGCGCGACCTGCCTGGGGTGACGGTGTCCTCGGTGCTGCAGCCCGGCGCGCGCGAGGGCGAGACCGATGTGTTGCTGGTCGCCAAGGAAGCGGCGCGGCCGTACGTGCTGAGCCTGGGCGGCAACAACTACGGTACCGAGCTGACCGGCCGCTACCGCGCGCAGGCGGGGCTGACCTGGAACAGCCCGCTCGGCCTGGGCGACGTGTTCTCGGCCAGCTACGCCTATGCGCTGGATCCGCGACAGAGCACGCTCGGCGCGCTGTCCTATGCGGTGCCGGTGCCGGCGGTGCCGGGCCTGGGCGCGGTGCTCGGCGCCAGCCGCAGCGAACTGGAAGTGCGCAACGGCGCGTTCGCCAGCCTCGGCCTAAAGGGGCCGGCCTCGGTGGTCTATCTCGGCAGCGACTGGAAGTTCCTCAATCGCGAGACCCTGCAATGGCAGGCCTCCGCGCGCTACCTGCGCGAGCAGTCGCGGCTCAGCGCGGTGGGCATGCAGTTGTCCAACCAGAAGTTCGACGTGGTCGAGCTGAGCACCGCGCTGCGCCGCACCGACCTGCGCTGGCGCGGCATCGACCTGTTGCAGCTGAGCCTGCGGCAATCGCTGCGCGACCAGTCGGCCAGTCCGGATCTGGTCAGTCCGCGCCACGATCGCCACTTCACCGTCGCGCGGCTGGGCTACACCCGCATGCAGGCGCTCGCCGCGACCCAGCGGCTGTACTTCAAGCTCAACGGCCAGTACAGCGACGATGCGCTGACCCCGATGGAGCAGTTCGCGGTCGGTGGGCCGGAGAGCGTGCGCGCCTATCCGGTCTCCGATGCCCTCGGCGACCGCGGCTACTACACCGCGCTGGAGTACCACGTGGATGCGCCCGGCTTCGCCGATGCCGTCGCGCCGTTCGCCGGCCGGCCATGGCGCGAGGTGCTGGAACTGGATGTGTTCGCCGACCATGCGCGGGTGTATCCGGCCGGCGGCAACCGCGCGCTGGCGCCAGCGGTGACGACCTTCGACGGCGTCGGTGCCGGCGTCACCCTGCGCGTGCCGCAATGGCAGAGCTTCGAGCTGCGGCTCAGCGCCGCCAAGCCGACCGGGGGACGCGAAGCGTCCGACGGACGCGACGTCCGTTTCTATTCGCGTTTCGGTTTCACTTTCTGA
- a CDS encoding universal stress protein, with the protein MYQRILIAIDGSELSAKGLQQGLALAAKLGAEVDIVTVSEPWAMGMYDAMGWSVGYEASPEYRQDREAGAQQILAPALAAAAATGVTAHGCHVLDRYAAEGIIDIATSHRSDLIVMTSHGRRGMSRVLLGSQTAEVLTNSKIPVLVIR; encoded by the coding sequence ATGTACCAGCGCATCCTGATCGCCATCGATGGTTCCGAGTTGTCCGCCAAAGGCCTGCAGCAGGGCCTGGCCCTGGCCGCCAAGCTCGGCGCCGAAGTGGACATCGTCACCGTGTCCGAGCCCTGGGCGATGGGCATGTACGACGCGATGGGCTGGAGCGTGGGCTACGAGGCCAGCCCCGAATACCGCCAGGACCGCGAAGCCGGGGCGCAGCAGATCCTGGCACCGGCGCTCGCCGCCGCCGCGGCCACCGGCGTGACCGCGCACGGCTGCCATGTGCTCGATCGCTACGCGGCCGAGGGCATCATCGATATCGCCACCTCGCACCGCAGCGACCTGATCGTGATGACCTCGCACGGCCGCCGCGGCATGAGCCGGGTGCTGCTCGGCAGCCAGACCGCCGAGGTGCTCACCAACAGCAAGATTCCTGTGCTGGTGATCCGCTGA
- a CDS encoding maltose acetyltransferase domain-containing protein — MRSEKDKMLAGEPYRPGDAQLQADQAAAKAWMVRYNAALAEPPATRRALLAEQLGAVGRGAVVRPPFHCDYGYNVFLGEDVFLNFNCVILDVCKVSIGDGTQIGPAVQLYAADHPRDAAQRAAGLEFGRPVTIGRNVWIGGGAIVLPGVSIGDDALIGAGSVVTRDVPAGARVAGNPARALQPHRG; from the coding sequence ATGCGTAGCGAGAAAGACAAGATGCTGGCCGGCGAGCCGTATCGCCCCGGCGATGCGCAGTTGCAGGCGGACCAGGCCGCGGCCAAGGCGTGGATGGTGCGCTACAACGCGGCGCTGGCCGAGCCGCCGGCGACGCGGCGCGCGTTGCTGGCCGAGCAGTTGGGTGCGGTCGGGCGCGGGGCGGTGGTGCGGCCGCCGTTCCATTGCGACTATGGCTACAACGTCTTCCTCGGCGAGGACGTGTTCCTCAACTTCAATTGCGTGATCCTGGACGTCTGCAAGGTCAGCATCGGCGACGGCACGCAGATCGGGCCGGCGGTGCAGCTGTATGCGGCCGACCACCCGCGCGATGCGGCGCAGCGTGCGGCCGGGCTGGAATTCGGTCGGCCGGTGACGATCGGGCGCAACGTCTGGATCGGTGGCGGGGCGATCGTGCTGCCGGGCGTGAGTATCGGCGACGATGCGCTGATCGGCGCCGGCAGCGTGGTCACCCGCGACGTGCCGGCCGGCGCGCGCGTGGCCGGCAACCCGGCGCGCGCGCTGCAGCCGCATCGCGGCTGA